The stretch of DNA AGGCGCATCGTCCGGATCAAGACCATCAAGGTCAAGGCTCAAATGAACACCATCCGTACGGTCCTTCAAGTATGCGATCGTTTCTTCAATCACTTTCGTCATGCCCATCCGATCGATTTCATGCATCGTAAAGACCTTCATCCCTTTTTCCTTGATCAATTCCCTTTCACCGTCATCAAGGGAACGGGCTCCGATAATGACGACATTCTCAGGCTTGATCTTCGGCGAATAGCCGCCAAGTCCGGTTAACCGCTCATGTCCGATGCCCAGACTCGCTGCAAGCGGCATCCCGTGAATATTTCCTGATGGCGAAGTGTCGGCCGTGTTTAAGTCACCGTGTGCATCATACCAGATCACACCGAGGTTTTCATACTTGCGTGATACGCCGGCGAGCGTCCCGATTGCAATACTGTGGTCACCGCCGAATACGAGCGGGAACCGCTGATCATCAATCACTTCTTCAACCTTTTTGGCCAGCTTCTCATTAGCGGTGACAACCGCATCAAGATTCTTTAAATTTTCATCAAACTTATCCCGCCGCTGTTCGGGCTGGGAAATGTCAATATTGCCATGATCGACAATATCATAACCTTGCGCCTCAAGCCGCTCCTTCACGCCGGCATAACGAATCGCACTCGGCCCCATATCCACACCCCTGCGCATTTGCCCAAGGTCCATGGGCGCACCAATAATCGATATATTCCTATTCATCCTTATCCCCCTCTGTTCTACATGCTACTTTCTATTGTAAACACTTTCACGAAGGTGACTCAACCGGACATAAACTTGTATAGTTATGCATGAATGTTCGAAAAAAGGCTGGAAATATGGCGGGCGCAGATTTAACAGGAAAGGTGATTCGTGCAAAACCCCAAATGAAACAGGAGAGTGGTTTCCAGCTGGCCTGCATC from Bacillus marinisedimentorum encodes:
- the rocF gene encoding arginase; the encoded protein is MNRNISIIGAPMDLGQMRRGVDMGPSAIRYAGVKERLEAQGYDIVDHGNIDISQPEQRRDKFDENLKNLDAVVTANEKLAKKVEEVIDDQRFPLVFGGDHSIAIGTLAGVSRKYENLGVIWYDAHGDLNTADTSPSGNIHGMPLAASLGIGHERLTGLGGYSPKIKPENVVIIGARSLDDGERELIKEKGMKVFTMHEIDRMGMTKVIEETIAYLKDRTDGVHLSLDLDGLDPDDAPGVGTPVMGGISYRESHLAMEMLEESKLITSAEFVEVNPILDDKNRTAAAAVALMGSLFGEKLL